A stretch of DNA from Candidatus Bathyarchaeota archaeon:
TATAATCATTAAAAATTCTGAGACCATACATAAATTGGTTGAGGAAGCAAAAACTCAACCATTTGTTGCTGAAGCTCCTGTCGTCGTTGTTGCTTGTGCAAAATCAAGTGGACCCATAATGAGTTGTGGTCAACCCTGCTATGTTATTGATGTGGCGATTGCGTTAGATCATTTGAGTTTGGCAGCGCTCGAATATGGGGTTAGTTCTTGTTGGATAAGTGTTTTTAATGAAAATAAAATTAAAGAAATTTTTGATATTCCTGACAAAGTTCGGGTTATCGCACTAATGCTTTTAGGTTACCCTTCAGAGCAGGTAATATCTGAGAAAAAACGGTTGCCTTTAACAGAATTATTAAAATTTGAAAAATGGTCAGATGATTAAATAATGCTAAATATTGTTCAAAATTAAGCTTTTGAACAATGCTACGATATGCTTGATAATCGTAGTTTTTGGTCACACTGAAAATAATTAGAAATTTGTTTTTTGTAAAAATTTTAAAATTACTATATATTAAAAAAAAGAGAAAAAAAGAGGGAATCTCAATTTTTCTGTTTTACGTTATTTTTTGTCTATTTGCTTCTTTTGCTATACATGTATAGTCCGAATGCTATTGCAACGATCACTGCTATGACAAGTATTATGATTAACGCAGTCAAAATTTCAGATGATAAGCCGAAAGGATGAGTTTCATCAACAGGTTGTTGGGGTTCTCTTGTGTCCATATCAATCGGAGTGAACACTGCTTCATAGTTGTATGAGTGTCCCATTCCGTGACTGACTTCCAGAGGATTCACAGGTATAACATTCGTGTCTAGAGCTGGACCAGCTCCATGTCCTGGCATATAGTCTCCAGTAACTATCCAAAATTGGAATTCATAACCTTCGTTTGGCGTTGCGCTTAGTGTTAATGTTGGTTCAGCATTTTGTCCAAATATGTAATTTCCAACGTCAGGGTTTGTTGATCCGCCTACAGTTGAAGAAACACTCACAAAACTGATGTCACTGGAAGAAATTGGGAAGTTCCCAAATGTATCTAATGGATCGAAAATGAATGGATCCGGTTGTTCTATTCCAGAAACTATTGGTACAAAGACTGCTTGATATTCGTAAGTGTAACCAAATCCACAAGTAATTTGTGCCGGATTATTAGTGAATGTGAGAAAGTCTATTGTAGGGAATCTAATAAT
This window harbors:
- a CDS encoding nitroreductase family protein, giving the protein MDIIEAIKSRRSVRKFSDKKIDRNKLITILDATRFAPSAFNRQEWRFIIIKNSETIHKLVEEAKTQPFVAEAPVVVVACAKSSGPIMSCGQPCYVIDVAIALDHLSLAALEYGVSSCWISVFNENKIKEIFDIPDKVRVIALMLLGYPSEQVISEKKRLPLTELLKFEKWSDD